The sequence ATTTTGCCATGAAAGCAAATCCTGATTGATTTGGAGAATGAGAGACcacagagagaaaagggaaggagccTCAGCAGACAGCTGCCAGTTCATCCAGCTTACCTGCAGTTGAGTATagttatcattctttttaaaaatagcatcttCTCTCCCACCTCCTACACTCTTTATCTCCGTCAGTGTTTTACATTTCTCTGGCACACTTACCGTCAGATATACTTCATATTTAGTGGTTGACTTATCTGAGCAGATAAACCCTCCAGcttgaatgtgtgtgcatgtgtactcaatcgcttcagttgtgtccaactctgtgcgaccctatggactgtagcctgccaggctcctctgtccacgggattctccaggcaagaatactggagtgtgttgccatgccctcctgcaggggatcttcacgaGCCATCGATAGAACCCAAGTGTCCAATgactcttgcattggtaggtggattctttaccactgagccacttgggaagagtTATCTTCTAGGTCTGTCTACAGCTTTGGAGGCACACATCCGAGTCGAATCATGCCTACATCACTTACTGGCTTTAATGAGATAAATCTGGTTCAGGTAATCTATTAATTTATTCTGCAAAATGGGGCTAATAGTGTCAAGGTTacagaatttttaagaatttaatgaGTCATCATAAATGAGGCACTTTGCACAGCACCTGGCTTGTATTAGCTGATCAGAAGTAtgaattttcttccctttctctcagtTTCTAGTGCAGTTGTCAATGGGCTGACAAATGAGTGCCACAAAGCTTGCGGTGAGGTGGTCAGAGCAGAGgccaggagagggtgtggaaggAGGAGAACCAGGAGAAACGAGAGGCAGACAAGAGGAAAGGGCTCTGTCACTAGGACCCAGGACCACCTTCTAGTTTTTTGTAGAAGATTTAGGCCTTGCAGTATTCTGCCTTGCCCCAATAATTGTATTTCTAGTGTACTTCCTGAGTTGGTACATTACCCAGGTCTGATTCATCCCTGGAGAATATGTCTTCCTTTAGCCAAAAGGAGCTGACTGCATTAGAGCTGAGGCTAGACAAGCTCAATTATCCAAGGAAATATGCTTCAGAATGAATTATGTGTTGGACCTTAAAGCAGGATGCCCATGTCCTACTTTTCATATATCCAGTATGGGGTTTTAATTATTCAAACAATGTGGAAACACACTCACTTCACTAAGAACAGATggaattgggaaaagaattttctAACACAGCCCATAGATCAACCCCTTAGTTGCTTTGACATACATGGTATGTTTATTTTCCCCATCTTTGAGCATCCTCTCTACTACCTAATTTTAAGGCATAAATGTGTTGCTAGAGTTGGTCCTTAGAATAACTTCCCTGAGCATCTGGGTATCTCTAGAACTTGTTCTAAAACTTGGGGAGAAGCTAAAGAACTGCAAACATTTGCTGAGCATGATGAGTCTGTCATCACTGGTTTCACTTCTTAACAGCGCTCACCAAACCTCTGGAATTACTGGTGGAATGACCTGGCAGTGAGCCAAGGTGATCAGGACGAATTCACCTGCATTGCCTCTGCGGGGTAGGAGAGGGAAGCAGCAGAGGTGGCAGGAGTGAGGAGATAATGATGGCACTGGTGATGTGGTGGAGGGGGAGGCAAGGGCAGCGGCAGCAGTGGTGACGGGGGCGGTGCTGATGACTGGGGAGGGAGCAGTGATAAAGGAGGTGCTAGTTAGGGTGATTCAGAGGCGGCAGAGGTAGTGGCAAGGTCAAGGTGGTGGTAGTCAAAGCAGTGGTGGTGGAGGAGCTGCAAGGGTACAGGTTATGATGGAGGTTATGGTGGCAGAGACAGTAATGGGGGTGAAAGTGGTGAcatcaaaagaattgaaaacacacGTCTGCACAAAAACCTGTGCGTGAATGTTCAGAGCCTCATAACTGATGAGTCCAAAGGTAAAAACACTGCAAATGTCCAGCAATGggtgaaaggataaacaaaatgttttccaTACAATAGAcgttatttggccataaaaaggaaaactctgATACATGCTACACTATGGATGAAatcttgaaaacatgatgctgaataaaagaagctagtcacaaaggaccacatattgtaccattccatttataggaaatgttcagaataggcaaatctatagacaaAACTTAAATCAGTGGTTGCCTATGGCTGAGGGAAGCGAAATGGGAATGACTACTGATAGGTATGGAGTTTCTTTGGgggatgataaaaatattctaaaattagattgcacataactgtgaatatactaaaaactattgGATTacacaaatattgaatatattggcttccctgatggatcagatggtaaagaatctgtctgcaatgtgggaaacccaagtttgatccctggattggggagatcccctggagaagaaaatggcaaactaccccagtattcttgtctggagaatcccatggatggaggagcctggcaggctacagtccatggggtggcaaagagtgggacacgaccgagcaactagcACTTCCACTTTCACACTGGATTATACGTTTTAAATGGGTGAATGTTATGAtatgtcaataaagctgttaaataaAGTGGAGGCAGCAGTGGTGCTGGTCCTGGTGGGCTCAGTTTGGTGGGGTGATACTGGAGAGAAGGAAGATGAGAGTTGATTGACACCTAATCTACCTCAACCCATGTACAGCCACGTCTGAGTACTACCGATTTTtcctatggatttttttttgttgttctgtgcCTTCTGGTTGAATTGCATTCCCCCCATGGCCAACACTGATCTCTACATAAGAATTTGTGAAACAGATTATAAAAATCATGCCACGTTTCAATTGCCAATGGATCATATGTAGAAGGGACACCTCTGCTTTTCCCATACGGTGTCCTTAGCACACAGAACTGACTTCTTAGGAGTGATGGGACTGTAGCCAGATTTATTCTTCTCATGTGAGTACAAACTCAGACAGGGTCCATGAAGAAATTAAAGCAGACATCTGGGgtctataatttttaataattttaaactaGCTACAAAATGTCAATCACATCACAAACtgacagaggagacaggaggaATTTAATATTACATGCCGTAATGATATTTATCTCATAGTTTatctatatttcattcatttacattattttttttaaaggtttctttATCAGCTACTAAATATCTCAGCAATTTGGTGTGCATAGCTCTAGATTAAGCAACAGAGAATTGTACTGATAACAAACCACAGGGGAAATAGTGATTAATAAGAGTCAGCCTTATAAAATTTACATCTCCACACTGTTTCACAGCAAGGTCGCTTTCTCCAAAACACAGTCTTCAAAAGCAGCAAACAAACTCTATATTACATCCATTGGACATAATTTCAGTCAAACGTATATTTTGCTGGAAATGATTGAATGGTCAGTATGTCAAacccatctttttttaaaattattctttttaaaaaaggatgattATGATTGATAAGTTTAAATATTGACAGAAAGAAGTGACAGTACCGCAGTTTTGCTGGTATAACTTAATCTCGACAGTGTCTCAATACTGAgcatgctttgttgttgttttgctgttgctgctgttgttgtatGTGTGTTTTCTCATCAGTATGCTACTGTCATGGAAAGATTTTGTTTAAGTAGGAATCTAAAAATCTATTTAGTTCTCATGCATAAATGCATAAATCACATCACTTTGAGTGCAATGCCTGTATGTAATTCCACGTTGTCTAATCATGAAATCATAAAGACAGATGACAGCCATGAGGAACCAAAGACAGCAAATTTTGAGTTTCAGAGCCTGACACCCAAAGAAAGGACCGTGGCAGTAGCTCTGTGGAATGTCGCAGTTTTACAAGAACAATACTGTGTATTGAAAGAATCAACAGCACATTGAGCATTCCTAATTTGTTATCATTCAGCAAACAccactgaaaagagaaaaggtaaaatgaaacCCAAGACATCTTACATAAAAAGTTAGAGCCACCAAATGACCACTATATATAGCCTTTGGAAAGAAAGAGACCCAGAAAAAACAGAAGACACGTAGTATCCTTGGGCTGAAGGACGACACAAGACAACATTCACAATGGGGGCAGGttgatgtgtgcatgtgtgcagacCTACTAGGTAATACCATGAGAAAAGCATGAAGGTGCTATCTTGCCCAACAGCATTTGGAAGAAGACACAGACGGGCCATTTAACCACTCCCCAGCATCTTTGTTGCACGTTGGTTGGCCTCATCAATTCTGGTTTTGTTGGAATCAGCCTagaaaaaggggaaaggaaaacagaattcagTTTACCCATTAAAATTCTATTGGACCCCTTCAGGGTCCAGTTCAAATGCCTCCTATTGGGTGAAGGCATTTTGAAACTTTCCTTTTCATCAGAATGAACCATCCCCTCTTTTGTGTTCCCAGAACCATTGGCTGGACTTGAGCATGATCACAGAAGTTTGATCTCATGACTTAGTTCTCATGATTGTTTTCCCTACCACAGAGTGTTCTTTGGAGGACAGAGACAtatcatttatctttctcttctggaACGACACCCAACGACTTCTACGGCAGACATTCACATCTGTTAAATTGAGTTGAATTCCTGCTATTTGTACAGTTACTAGCAGTGTCAGTTTGGGCAGATTTCTTAACATTTTGGCGCCTCAGCTTTCTGCACGGTAAGCTGGGGGCAGTAAAGAACACTGCTGGCGAGCACAGTACCACTACTAGGTTCCGCTCACTCAACTGGGACAACATCAAGATTGATATCAACACTGAGGGATATACTGTTGTTAGCTCCTATTTCCAACTGAGGAAACTAAGCAGAGAGGATTTAGGCAATTTGTCTAACATCATAGCACTAATAAATGGGGAAACCAGAGTCAGAAGGTCCGGAGTCAGAGTCCACACTATAATCACTGTTAGTCATCTTACTACTTAGGTTTgctatgaggatgaaatgagttgcTACACATAATGGTCTTAGAATAATGTTTTGCAAAAATGAAGTGCTCAATATATCTTATCTTACAACTAGTGCTGTTGGGTGAAAACGTGGTTTGCTTTtgcaatatttaatattttttagtcCCATTTCTGAAGACTTACTCCTGTCAACTTGATAACTGGCTTGTTTTAACAGAGACACACTTACTATCATTTTGTATTTTGACTGACTGCCTCACTGCTTGAGTTCTCTTTTGCTCTACATGCATCATGAAACCCAGGACTACTACCTGGATATACTGTTAAACTCCGGAAAATGAACAATTCCTAACATCACTGAGGAACATATGAGTCAGCAAGCAGAAGAGAAGACAAACGTTCCTTTGTGGCTGTTGTTTCTGTTCTATTTTGGTTAATAATGTGGTCTGTCTCTCTCCAGCCTGGGAAGGGGCCAGGAAACTGAGAGGCAGGGCAGGGAAACTGGACTAGTTTATAGCAACAGTACTTATTCGGTGATTACTGCTTTCACATCAACAACTGTGCCTGGTGCTTTGTAATCTCCACCAAGTtgtgtcttctttatccagtttAGTTGTGAATTCCCAGGACACTAGAGTTATCACTATTCAAATAGAAATTtgccaagtgaaagaaaaatatttctagacTGTTCATAACTTTGAATTATCTGGCAATGGTTCCTTACCATCTGTTTGGATAGTTAAGAGTTGACTTCAAAACAGTTAAGGTAGAACACTAATTTTCCTTGATCGTTTTGATCTATAGACTCGTAGTTTTGACCTTTAGGTTTGTAATTTGGAAAATGGGTATTTCTCTCCAGTTTTCCTGAATACTTTAGTATTCCCTCGTTAGCTACAAATCCTATCATAAATAGTAACACTTTGATCCAAAGGAAAACTAAAAGGTCAGATCAATGTGAAATGTTTCTTAAGATTGGATTATGCTGATTATTTTTCCAGACTTAACTTTGAGAACTGCTCAAATAaggaaaaggcttccctggtggctcagaggttaaagcatctgcctgtaatgcgggagacctgggttcgatccctgggttgggaagatcccctggagaaggaaatggcaacccactccagtattcttgcctggagaatcccatggacagaggagcctggtgggctacagtccacagggttgcaaagagtcggacacgactgggcaccaaataaggaaaaaacatacatttaaaaacagataGCATTTCTGAAGGCAAACATTCTAGGATTTCTTGCATTACGAAGGCACTGGTGAGGCTTCATGCGATGGTACAAGAGAATGTTTTGAAGTAGAGCATGAGGATACTCTTTGGATACACTCAAAGAATTTGGGAGGAGCTAGAACAGACGTATCGTCAATGAGCATCTGTGATGTCCACCTCAGTTCTTTCCGAAGCATATCAAAATTCCAGCCCATACAATATCTGACACCACAGGAGCCAaatctttattatattatataacatatgtgcttttaggaaaaaaatcctgAGATAATCTTCTTTCACTTGTCTTCCTGGTATTTGGAGAATGCATCTGTGTTTACTCTATTTATATCTTGTAGGACATATTTATGCAATATATCCCATCTCTGTTTTCACATTTCTATTTAGAGAATCCTAAACTTGCTAATACACTCAAGATACACTACATGATTTGCCTTTGTGAGAAAACCTGATCCAAAAAACCAGCGGAAGAGGTAGAAGGGGCTGTTTAGCCCACACTTCTGAACACTCTGGAAATCTTTACTCCAGACCATGGCAAGTAGCTTTTAGGGCACAGCTCTGACTTCTGGAAGAGGATATCTCTATCTTACATGACAGGCTGTTCTGATCCCAGATTTGAACTGTTCTCTTATTAtctttcccctggagaaggaagtagcaacccactccagtatcagaTGAGGAACCAGGTCATGAAGCTGGTGAGCAGGAAAGCCTTGCTGGAACtcaagatcttagttttcaaaTGCCATGCTTCCACACTGATGGGAGACTGTGAGCAATCCTCAATCTTCAACTTTACTGTATTTAACAGTAAAGATGCGATGTGTGCATTGCATCTTGCACTGACAATTTTAAATCCAAGTTTGAACATTATTGTTTCCTTAGCAACAGTTCCCATAAAGACCTGACAGAAACTTGCCCCATTTTAATAGATTTCTAAAAGAATCATACAATTCCAGCCTTAGAAGACTGCCTATTTATAAATACCCTAAATCAGAAAACAGggtttttaaatggacaaagtaATTTCTTGACAGTCCATAGGAATGTACTGAAGACTGCATTATTTTGGATTCCCAAAACTTCACTACTAATTCAAGTGATGAAAAAGGATCATGATTGGTGGGGTTGGGTGAGGGCTGTTGTTTAGGTCATGAGAGAATATGGGAGAAATAGAAGATTCTCTTTAGTCCTACAGTATGATTTTAATCCTGGATATGCAGATCTTTGCACACCATTTTCTATAATCAGAAGTAAGAACTTGCAAAAGAAGGTAGACGTCTGCTAATAATCACGTAACATGTATCATTTGGGGCAATGCTGAATTGAAATGGGTTTTATCTCAATCATATCCACATTGttgttttgagggaaaaaaaaaaagctagttatTAGAAGGGAACTAGAGCCCTGCCTCACTTCTTAAGGGATTGGGCATCCAAGGATGAGATAAACTATAATGGCTATTTCCTATCCACTTGCCTGACTTTTGATGAAACCCTATAGCTGCACAAGTCTTGGTTCTTGCAGTAAACTGGGCCCAGAATGAAAACTTTCCCCTAAAGAATAGACCTAGAGATGTGAAGTGGTAGATTAAGATGCCACCTGCCTTTCCAGGAAAACTGCTTGCTTAAAGCCCAGCTCTGTCAATAAAGACTTGACCCCTCTTTCTTAGTAGAAGTTCTCTCGCTAGGACTCTAATTGAGTTAGAGATACATTATCTCCCTACATCTCTGAGTCAATTGGGTCCTTTGATAGAAAAAtggctacttttctttttttttttcccccaaataattttCCTATTCGAAGGTGGTTCAGCAATTATTTCTTAGTTCATTTTTCTGGGCCATAATGGGTTAGATCCATTTCTGTTGGCTCCAGGGCTTTTTAAAACTCTCAATATTGTTCTAAAAATCTATTGATTTACACAGCTTAAAAGCTTTAGCACATCAAAGGCTCTTACGAACAATAAGCATGACTTGTGAAGTAAGCAAAGCACAGGTATTTTGTCAACTACACTGACATTTGTGTAGCTCAATATTGATTAGGCAAAATATTATGCAGTCAAATATCTTTATAAAGTGCATAGAACACAATCGGGCAAAGCACTCCCTTTAAGTCTACTCATTCCTTTCTTAAGTCAGTGGTGGATGCTCAGATCCCAAGAAACAGAGTATTTAGTCTTATGATTCAAGAGAGCACAAAAACCGCCCTTCTACCCTCAACCAAAGTGGAATGAGTTGTTGAAAAGAAACTCAGGGTTTCAGGCTCAAAACTTTAAtatcttccaaggaataaactcACATCATACAAGATTAGCTAAGTAGAATTGATTATAGATGCACAATTACCATTAAACTCATAATTTGCCTATTTCTCCCTGTTGGCATTTGGATATCTTgagattataaataatatttaggaGTCTACTGATTAGGGAGGGGATGGAACACAAAGACACAGACTGTATCAGATTTGCATAGTGTAGAATATCAGGTGTGGGTGCCACAAATCTTTTTATAAAAGCTTTCCAgctcttctttctgttccttcctAATCTGAAGCCCCCAACCCTATCTTTTTCCATTTGGCTGTCTCTACTTTTTCTGACACTAGGTGGTTCAGTCTTAGTGTGACATCTGGTGTCCTTATATGAACTCAATTTCATTAGATTATGTTGCCTACTTCGAGATCTGGACGTGTGCACTTTTGAACTGGAAATGGAATCTGGGCCTTTTTAAACTATCATTTGAGCTTCCGCACTTAGAGAATCAAAGCTCGTATTCATCTTCTGGCAAACCTAAAATAACTGTTCTTCCCTCCATTTCCTGATTCTATTCCTACATCATCTCTGACAAGCTCCTAACCAACCTTCAAGACTCGATTCAAATTCATCTTTTTGGGTGAGATTTTCCCATCCCCTGACCCTTGAAATCTTTCCCCATCTAACCTGACTTAGCATTTGATGTGCAACTTTCTTGACAAATTATTTTCCTCTGGATGCTCACTGCCTCCCATAGGCTGTGAGTTTCTTGGCAGTGGAGATGGTGTCTTTCTCATCTTAATATGTCCTTTGATGCCTAGCACAATGCCTGTAGTAAAGGTGGCCCTGAGGAATATCTGCTAGATTAAATTCTACCTTATTATTTACTTATCTGTTGCTGTATTTCTGTCTTGGAAAATTAAGGAGAAGATGTCTATCTACCAGGGCCTGAATCCAAAGTCACGGTTTTAGGGTCTTGTTAAGCCATTCATGCTTCCTTGGTGGTTATTTCAGAGAAGATGATAAGCAACAGAAACCTGCTGACTGCCCCGTGCTCACCTTCTCCATGATCCTGTCGATCTGGCGGTTCTGTGTATCAATCTCATTGCCCATATCCAGGGCCATATGACGGAGGTTTCCAATGATGCCGCTCACCTGCTCCAGGTTTTCATCCATTTCATTTTCTCGGGCATCATTTGTTACCCTGGGCATCAAAGAAGAGAAGTTTTAGAAGGTAAGAAAAACTCAAATGCCCAGGACCCAAAGGTTAGGGAAAATCTATTGATCTCCAGGTATCAATCCGATCCTTTTTAAATCTCTGTTCTATATGAGAACATTTTAGCTTGTGTAGataggaaaataatttgtaaatgcATTATTGAACACttaaatttctacttttaaagACGGCATATTAAGCAGATTAATATATCACTTCTCTCAATTCTACCAACACCTCACTTCCTCCCTTTATGACTATCCCAATTTTCATGTTTTGAGGCTAAAATCATTTTAGTTGGGAGGATTCCAGGTCAGAGAATGAAGGTGGAACCAGTTagaaactgtatttttctttgtgaaatgtCAATCAAAATCTCCAAGACTCAAatttataaggaaagaaaagctatTGTACTAAGTGAGAGAGTTTCTCCACTCATCTATTTCTCCATTTGGGACAAACATTAATGGGAAGAGTAATGAGAATAACAATCTGCCCCTTAATCCTATTTGCTCCCAAGAACTCCAAAGGGAACTACTTTTTCAAGACGATTTTTACTTGCTCAGGTTTCGATGTTATGTGGTTTTTTGTGACATTGTGAATAGGTGATTTCAAGGAAGAAAACTGTGATAAAATATTGTTTCAGCCTACGTAGGGAGGAAGGAATTGGCTCTCAAAATGCCTTCCCCAAGGGGAGTTCCCATTTTTTTCATAACTCAGCTTGAAAGTTAagaaggcacttttttttttccttaaaaaaacttcTAATTGCAATTTATTTacatatcatttttattaatagctACTATATAGCCACAGTTCACCCCCTGCACTGTGTGGATCCATGCACTGCTCAAACTGTCTTTAAGAAAGAActcattgctttaaaaaagaaagaactcatCGCCCAGTTGTAAGGAGTGTGATTAGCTGACAGCTTCTCATTGTTCATTCCTTTAGGTCTGCTTTGAGCTGAGGTCTTGTTCTTCTCAAGGTGGCCCCAGGCAATGACGAAGCAAGACTTTTTACAAAGACTTAGTCATTTCTACCTACCGTGGAATTCCTCCAATGAGCAACTTTGCTGTGGAGTTCCCAATGAGTTGGTAGATTGTCTGCCAGCTCTGCCTGATGGTCTGACAGCTCTTCCCCAGTCTTActtcccctctttccctccccaaTGTTGCTCTCTAATAAACCTTTTGCACTCTCTCTCATTCTTAGCACCTGCTTTTGACCCAGCTAATGGACATGGGCACATACCACACTAACTTTATTGTAAATGGTAGATACTTATTTCAGAATGTCTGAGTTTTTCCTCCTACAGATGGCGATGGGCTAAAATTTGCTCACAGGGGTTAAAACCCATCCCTCATGGTAAATCCCAATGTAGACTGCTCCTCTAGGGTTTTTAAAGCAATCTAGGCCAGATAAAGTTAAAGGGGAACTTCCCAGGTTTCGTATGTAGAAAAGAAGTTTACATAAATGATCGTCAGCAGCTACGACTTACTTCTGGTTCCatagttctcagccttcttttcaTATTAAAATCTGAGGGGCTCTAAAAACTACTGACACCTGGATCTCACTTCTAGAGATTCTGATTCTGATACAGTCGGTATGGAGTAAGCCCAGGCATCTCAACCCCTGCCCACAGCCATAACTACTGCTGGGCTCTGGTGACACTTCTCTCCTGTCCCTTTAGTATTCTTCCTGCCATTGCTAGTTCATAGATGTTTCACCATTCCTTATTATCAACACGGCCCACATATCTGCACATCATCTCATAAATTCTGTCCAATCAAAGTCATGGAGTGAAACATTGTTTACTGCCACACTGACGCTGGATGTGGTCACGTGGCTGGCTTTGTCCAGTGAAATGTGGGCAAAGGCTTGACAAGTGCTTGCATATGGGAGCCTACCCCTTGGTGCTGCCACTACCACGCAagaaccatgggcttccctggggagaggtcacagagaagagaagggacacCTCATACCCACGGCCCCAGCCAATCACCAGACAAGGAAGCACTGCTGTCTTAGATCATCTTGCACCCACTTGCATGTAATGAGTGAGCCCAGGAGATGCTCTCGGAAGACCTGCTCAGTCAACACAGAGattcagaagttaaaaaaaaaaatggcgtttttctcttttttttggcggCACCACTCGACTTGTGAGCTCTtagttctctgagcagggattgaacccagagcaTGACggtgaaagcaccgagtcctaaccattggactgccagggaacttccCAGAGTTGTTTTAAGACCCACTCAGgttggagtggtttgtcattcaaAAGTAGGCAACCGCTATAGTGCCAGGTGCACAAGGCTCACCTGCGGATGAAGCCACCACTGATGGCCATCTGCTCCCGTTCGTCAACCACGCGAGCAGGCTGGCTGGCCACAACTCCATCCTGATTATTGCCCCAGGCTTTTTTGTAAGCATCACTTGATTTAAGCCTATGCAAAAAAGAGGGTGAGTGACGAGCAAAAGGGGCGGCGCATCAAGCTCACAACAATCATTACCTCTTCAAGCTCAGAACCGAACCAAGCGAATGAGTTTTAATTCGAGGCATTAGAGAATACCGATATATCATAATCCAGACCCAAACAGTTGGCCACCACCAAGCCTCAGCTACTCAGGATTTCATTTTAGTTAGTTCAGTTGGATTTAAGACAAGGATTAACGTAGTTGGAGGACATTCAGTTCTATTTCAATGACATGGTTATATTTGGAgacacaaaacacagaaaaaaacataCTGGCAGACAGACACAAAACAAGACTGCCAAGTAGAGTGTGTCTATCACACCACAGCAACACACTGTCATCAAGAAAAACATCCTGGACCAAGTTTTTACACACTATCATGCAAAGATTCCCGTTTTAATTGTTTTCCCCCAATGCATATGCAGAACCAAGCATTCTCACTCTGCATGGAGAACATACAGGATTGGTGGTTGGCCAAGGGTGATGGTCTTTGAGTTGCCTCTAGAGTGATTTGAATTAGATAATATATCGGTACTTCCAAACAGTCACCATACATCCAGAGTCGATGTACAAACCTTTGTCCACAGAGACAAAAAGTAAAAGAGGCATAGTGAAATGAATGCAGGAAAATAGAAGAGAGAACAAGCCATCTAGCACCAAAAAGGGAAATCCCTCTACATCTTCTTCATGCACCAGCTACAGGCATGAGTAGAAAGTGAAGCATTCTCATTTAAGCCAAACTACTCCAGAAGTTGACCATTCTCAAAAAAGGCACTAGCAGGACAGTAATAGCCTTCATGAGGAT comes from Bubalus bubalis isolate 160015118507 breed Murrah chromosome 14, NDDB_SH_1, whole genome shotgun sequence and encodes:
- the SNAP25 gene encoding synaptosomal-associated protein 25 isoform X2, yielding MAEDADMRNELEEMQRRADQLADESLESTRRMLQLVEESKDAGIRTLVMLDEQGEQLDRVEEGMNHINQDMKEAEKNLKDLGKCCGLFICPCNKLKSSDAYKKAWGNNQDGVVASQPARVVDEREQMAISGGFIRRVTNDARENEMDENLEQVSGIIGNLRHMALDMGNEIDTQNRQIDRIMEKADSNKTRIDEANQRATKMLGSG
- the SNAP25 gene encoding synaptosomal-associated protein 25 isoform X1; this encodes MAEDADMRNELEEMQRRADQLADESLESTRRMLQLVEESKDAGIRTLVMLDEQGEQLERIEEGMDQINKDMKEAEKNLTDLGKFCGLCVCPCNKLKSSDAYKKAWGNNQDGVVASQPARVVDEREQMAISGGFIRRVTNDARENEMDENLEQVSGIIGNLRHMALDMGNEIDTQNRQIDRIMEKADSNKTRIDEANQRATKMLGSG